In a genomic window of Dehalococcoidia bacterium:
- the bioD gene encoding dethiobiotin synthase, whose protein sequence is MGKGILITGTDTGVGKTLVAGGLAAVLRERGIDVGVMKPAESGCRRENGELVPEDALFLREMSRCSDDIRLINPYALEHAISPAQAAEIEGVDIKMETITRAYATLASLHELVLVEGAGGILAPLNSQLFMADLAVELGNIPVLVVARDTLGAINHTLLTINCARGEGVNVIGLVMNRTSAPSDLANVYNEEALERWANAPFLGTLPFLSKRDPERIKQAVKVNLNIGPLLAWLGR, encoded by the coding sequence ATGGGAAAGGGTATTCTTATCACCGGAACAGATACGGGAGTAGGCAAAACGCTGGTGGCAGGTGGACTTGCTGCTGTGCTCAGAGAGAGAGGGATCGATGTGGGGGTGATGAAGCCGGCAGAGTCTGGCTGCCGCCGCGAAAACGGCGAACTTGTTCCCGAGGATGCCCTTTTCCTTCGGGAAATGTCGAGGTGCTCTGATGACATCCGACTGATAAATCCCTACGCGCTGGAGCACGCCATTTCACCGGCTCAGGCTGCGGAGATCGAAGGCGTAGATATCAAAATGGAAACGATCACCAGAGCTTACGCCACGCTGGCCTCCCTGCATGAATTGGTGCTGGTAGAAGGGGCAGGTGGAATTCTGGCACCACTGAATTCGCAGTTGTTCATGGCCGACCTGGCCGTAGAGTTGGGGAACATCCCCGTGCTAGTGGTCGCAAGGGATACACTGGGCGCTATCAACCACACCCTTTTGACCATCAATTGCGCTCGCGGGGAGGGAGTCAACGTGATAGGCCTGGTAATGAATCGAACGTCCGCCCCCAGCGATCTGGCAAATGTCTATAATGAAGAGGCGCTGGAACGATGGGCCAACGCGCCGTTTCTGGGCACCTTGCCCTTCCTTTCCAAACGGGATCCGGAGCGCATCAAACAAGCCGTGAAAGTAAATCTGAATATAGGGCCGCTGCTGGCATGGCTCGGGAGATAA
- the bioA gene encoding adenosylmethionine--8-amino-7-oxononanoate transaminase produces the protein MSPQKLEKLDKQFIWHPFTQMSDWLKEEPLIIASGEGSYLTDVQGRRYLDGVSSLWVTVHGHHQPDINRAITEQLSRIAHSTFLGLSNVPAIELARELVGIGPKNLQKVFYSDNGSTAVEISLKMAFQFWQQSRDRRPAKTRFISFVNGYHGDTIGSVSVGGVDLFHQTYKPLLFDSIKVNSPYCYRCHLGKEYPACRMACLAEVEKTIAQHHHQVAAIIMEPLIQGAGGMLTFPPGYTKRVYELAKERDILFIADEVATGFGRTGAMFACLHEGIEPDFMAIAKGITGGYLPLAATLTTQRVFDAFCAEHKDLKTFFHGHTYTANPLACAAALANLEIFRKEKVIENLQPKIAFLQSALRKFRQLDHVGDIRQSGFMMGIELVADRNKKTPYLIESKTAIRVIQEARQRGLIIRPLGDVIVLMPPLSTSLEELNQILGITYDSIKVVTEV, from the coding sequence ATGAGCCCACAAAAACTGGAAAAACTGGATAAACAGTTCATCTGGCATCCCTTCACCCAGATGTCGGACTGGCTGAAGGAAGAACCTCTCATTATCGCATCAGGAGAAGGGAGCTATTTGACGGATGTCCAGGGGCGACGATATCTGGATGGGGTTTCCTCCCTCTGGGTCACCGTTCACGGACATCACCAGCCGGATATAAACCGGGCCATTACCGAGCAGCTATCCCGCATCGCCCATTCCACCTTTCTGGGTTTATCTAACGTGCCCGCCATCGAGCTGGCCAGGGAACTGGTAGGAATCGGCCCTAAGAACTTACAGAAAGTCTTCTACTCCGATAACGGCTCGACAGCGGTGGAGATCAGCCTGAAAATGGCCTTTCAATTCTGGCAGCAATCCCGGGATCGGCGCCCGGCAAAGACCCGATTTATCTCCTTCGTCAATGGGTATCACGGCGATACCATTGGGTCGGTGAGCGTCGGGGGTGTCGACCTGTTCCATCAGACCTACAAACCCCTTCTTTTCGACAGCATCAAGGTCAATTCCCCCTACTGCTACCGTTGCCACCTGGGCAAGGAATACCCCGCCTGCCGGATGGCCTGCCTGGCCGAGGTAGAGAAGACAATCGCCCAGCACCACCATCAAGTGGCTGCCATCATCATGGAACCCTTGATCCAGGGGGCTGGCGGAATGTTGACTTTCCCGCCCGGATATACCAAGCGCGTTTATGAACTGGCCAAAGAGCGCGATATCCTTTTCATCGCCGATGAAGTGGCTACCGGGTTCGGGCGGACAGGAGCGATGTTTGCCTGCCTTCACGAAGGAATAGAGCCGGACTTCATGGCGATAGCCAAGGGCATCACCGGGGGCTACTTGCCCCTTGCCGCCACACTCACCACACAGAGGGTATTTGACGCTTTCTGTGCAGAACATAAAGACCTGAAGACTTTCTTTCATGGCCACACGTATACGGCCAACCCCCTGGCCTGTGCCGCCGCCCTCGCCAATCTGGAGATATTTCGAAAAGAGAAGGTCATCGAGAACCTCCAGCCCAAAATCGCCTTCCTTCAGAGTGCTCTCCGGAAATTCCGGCAACTGGACCATGTAGGCGATATCCGCCAATCGGGTTTCATGATGGGCATCGAGCTCGTTGCCGACAGGAACAAGAAAACGCCCTATCTCATCGAATCCAAAACGGCCATCCGGGTGATCCAGGAAGCCCGCCAGAGAGGGCTCATCATCAGGCCGCTGGGAGATGTGATTGTTCTGATGCCGCCCTTGAGCACCAGCCTTGAGGAGTTGAACCAAATCCTGGGAATCACTTACGATTCGATCAAAGTGGTGACGGAGGTTTAG